Proteins from a genomic interval of Rosa chinensis cultivar Old Blush chromosome 2, RchiOBHm-V2, whole genome shotgun sequence:
- the LOC112184205 gene encoding uncharacterized protein LOC112184205 translates to MDVDVLRWNCRGICNDETSRALKDLISQNRPLIVFLCETKISRKEDFDRLQRALGFMNAEMVLSEGLSGGLGLFWNDEVNLRMGTTSAHHMDAVIVGEAVGDFNEILNNGEKIDGVVRAERQMRGFREALGYGDLLDLGFHRAMATWWNSETQLRLDRAVCTTSWYDLFGHSKLFHLPLSNSDHVPILLKASTTPLASRPKYHRFKFEAFWIHHPECEGVVKEAWGTDVMGTSMFCVAKKIMHTPIQLDKWQKQREKKDLMDRLQILLYQEESFWKQRSKWFEDDVGVENVVTTYFSKMFQASEIDFDAVHTTLADIRPSVNQEMNNQLCASYTVEEVRQALFQMYPTKSPGPDGMPPLFFQHYWEIIGTNVFEVVKSFLHTGQLLRQINFTHICLIPKVDNPEHMSDLRPIALCNVIYKVCSKVIANRLKVILPQVISPFQSAFVPGRLIRDNILVANEIAHFVHNKREGTEGVMALKLDLSKAYDRMEWVFLKMVMARFGFAQDWINMVMNCVSSIRYSFFIRGKPRGHVIPSRGLRQGDPLSPYLFLLGAEGFSTLLQQKQELGLLTGIEVCATAPSINHLLFANDSMIYAQATLENCYELQDVMETYGRASGQLVNFDKSSVAFSKNVSDDRREEVANFLGVQMVEVHEKYLGLPTYVDRKKKAMFQYIKDKLAKKLSVWQGKMLSGAGKDILIRVVASALPTYAMSVFQLTKNFCDDLEQMCARFWWGSTLDKRKIHWKTWTALCSPKEEGGLGFRSLTEFNRAMLAKQAWRILTNPSSLIARIYKAKYYLETSFWEAIAHGSPSYSWRSIFSTLELLQECCCWQVGDGKDIRIFTDNWLLGSPTGRPTPSTLAQNAVSKVSDLLSNTGVWDVSRLQSLFPPQEVELITSIPLSRRVVADRLVWKLTKDGRYSVKSAYRFSFSSSATHYPMLSSLGSVFWKKLWKGGVGFVIRNETGAMLAGGACPVYGLLSPEHGKLLACKKAVEFAIDHSFLPIILETDALNVQRQLMDATATNTSVLGRLYDDLVSQLEASSVLRVAYIGRKSTSNSCLLSLPRLFLFFCSFVPLSCNCS, encoded by the exons ATGGACGTGGATGTACTTAGGTGGAACTGTAGAGGAATCTGTAACGATGAGACATCAAGAGCTCTGAAGGATCTTATTTCACAAAATAGGCCTCTGATTGTGTTCCTGTGTGAAACGAAAATAAGCCGAAAGGAGGACTTTGACCGGTTGCAGAGAGCGCTGGGATTCATGAATGCGGAGATGGTGCTCAGTGAGGGTCTGTCCGGCGGTCTTGGACTGTTCTGGAATGATGAGGTAAATCTGAGAATGGGTACGACGTCAGCCCATCATATGGATGCGGTGATTGTTGGGGAAGCGG TGGGAGactttaatgaaatccttaacAATGGGGAGAAGATTGATGGAGTTGTGCGAGCGGAGAGGCAGATGAGAGGGTTTCGGGAAGCCCTAGGTTATGGGGATCTGTTGGACCTTGGTTTTCATAGGGCTATGGCAACATGGTGGAACTCGGAAACACAATTGAGGTTGGATAGGGCGGTGTGTACAACCTCTTGGTATGATTTGTTTGGTCATTCAAAACTTTTCCATCTGCCTCTATCGAACTCGGATCATGTACCCATCCTATTGAAGGCTAGTACAACCCCTCTGGCATCTCGACCGAAGTATCATCGCTTCAAGTTTGAGGCTTTCTGGATACACCATCCGGAATGTGAGGGGGTGGTCAAGGAAGCTTGGGGTACGGACGTTATGGGGACTTCGATGTTTTGTGTTGCGAAAAAGATAATGCATACTCCGATTCAACTCGATAAGTGGCAGAAGCAA CGGGAGAAGAAAGATTTGATGGATAGGCTTCAAATATTGTTATATCAGGAGGAGTCGTTCTGGAAACAACGGTCTAAG TGGTTTGAAGATGATGTTGGGGTTGAGAATGTGGTTACTACCTATTTCTCAAAGATGTTCCAAGCTTCAGAGATAGATTTTGACGCGGTCCACACTACATTGGCAGACATTCGACCTTCAGTGAACCAAGAGATGAATAACCAGCTTTGTGCATCTTATACAGTGGAGGAGGTTCGTCAGGCACTCTTCCAAATGTACCCAACTAAATCCCCGGGTCCGGATGGGATGCCACCTTTATTTTTCCAACATTATTGGGAAATAATTGGAACAAATGTCTTTGAGGTGGTGAAGAGCTTTCTTCACACGGGTCAGTTACTTCGGCAAATTAACTTTACTCATATATGTCTCATTCCAAAGGTTGATAACCCGGAACATATGTCTGACCTTCGTCCAATTGCGTTGTGCAATGTGATTTATAAAGTATGTTCGAAGGTGATTGCAAATAGGTTAAAGGTCATTCTGCCTCAGGTGATTTCACCTTTTCAAAGCGCTTTTGTTCCAGGACGTCTGATTAGAGACAATATTCTAGTGGCTAATGAAATTGCCCATTTTGTGCACAACAAGAGGGAGGGAACGGAGGGTGTTATGGCTTTGAAACTGGATCTAAGCAAGGCTTATGACCGGATGGAATGGGTTTTTTTGAAGATGGTTATGGCCCGGTTTGGATTTGCTCAAGACTGGATCAATATGGTGATGAATTGTGTTTCTTCGATCAGGTACTCCTTTTTTATCAGAGGGAAGCCAAGGGGTCATGTGATACCGAGTAGGGGTTTACGTCAAGGCGATCCGCTATCCCCTTATTTATTCCTCCTTGGGGCTGAAGGCTTTTCTACTCTGCTGCAACAGAAGCAGGAGTTGGGTTTGTTAACAGGGATAGAGGTTTGTGCTACTGCTCCATCTATTAACCACTTGTTATTCGCAAATGATAGTATGATTTACGCTCAAGCAACTTTGGAAAATTGTTATGAACTTCAAGATGTTATGGAGACTTATGGTAGGGCTTCCGGGCAGCTTGTTAATTTTGATAAAAGTTCCGTCGCTTTCAGTAAGAATGTTTCAGATGATAGGAGGGAGGAAGTAGCTAATTTTTTGGGGGTGCAGATGGTTGAGGTCCATGAAAAATATCTTGGGCTCCCCACTTATGTGGATCGGAAGAAGAAGGCTATGTTTCAGTATATCAAGGATAAATTGGCGAAGAAGTTATCAGTTTGGCAAGGGAAGATGCTAAGTGGGGCTGGAAAGGATATTCTAATTCGTGTGGTGGCTTCAGCGCTACCAACATATGCGATGAGTGTATTCCAGTTGACAAAGAATTTTTGTGATGATTTGGAACAGATGTGTGCACGCTTTTGGTGGGGGAGTACCCTAGATAAGCGGAAAATTCACTGGAAGACCTGGACTGCATTGTGCAGTCCTAAGGAGGAAGGTGGATTAGGGTTTCGTAGTTTGACAGAATTTAATAGGGCCATGCTAGCGAAACAGGCATGGCGAATACTTACCAACCCCTCATCTTTAATTGCCAGGATATATAAGGCGAAGTATTATCTTGAGACATCGTTTTGGGAGGCTATTGCACATGGTTCCCCCTCCTATTCCTGGCGGAGtattttttctactcttgagTTGCTACAGGAATGTTGTTGCTGGCAGGTTGGTGATGGAAAAGACATTCGAATTTTTACTGATAATTGGTTGCTGGGGTCACCTACTGGGCGACCTACACCTTCAACGTTAGCTCAAAACGCAGTCAGTAAGGTTAGTGACTTACTTTCGAACACAGGAGTTTGGGATGTATCTCGTCTTCAGAGCCTGTTCCCGCCTCAGGAAGTGGAGTTGATTACTTCCATACCTCTGAGTAGACGAGTGGTTGCGGATAGGCTGGTCTGGAAGCTGACAAAGGATGGGCGATATTCCGTGAAATCTGCGTACAggttctctttctcttcttctgctACCCATTATCCTATGCTCTCTTCTTTGGGGAGTGTCTTCTGGAAGAAATTATGGAAG GGTGGCGTCGGTTTTGTTATACGTAATGAGACTGGAGCAATGTTAGCAGGAGGAGCTTGTCCGGTGTATGGTTTGCTTTCTCCAGAACATGGGAAACTGTTGGCTTGCAAGAAGGCTGTGGAGTTTGCGATAGACCATTCTTTCCTACCTATTATTCTAGAGACGGATGCACTGAATGTTCAGCGTCAATTGATGGATGCTACTGCTACTAATACTTCGGTGTTAGGAAGATTGTATGATGACTTAGTTTCACAGTTGGAAGCCTCATCAGTGTTGAGGGTGGCTTATATTGGGAGAAAGTCAACTAGCAACTCATGCTTGCTCTCTCTCCCaagattgtttttatttttctgttccTTCGTTCCTCTCAGCTGCAACTGCAGCTGA